One genomic segment of Theobroma cacao cultivar B97-61/B2 chromosome 6, Criollo_cocoa_genome_V2, whole genome shotgun sequence includes these proteins:
- the LOC18596046 gene encoding GDSL esterase/lipase APG yields the protein MDAYSTRLLFLVFAFASVSRGYAQQSTTVVPAIITFGDSVVDVGNNDYLPTIFKANYPPYGRDFDNHQPTGRFCNGKLATDITAKTLGFTTYPPAYLSPEASGKNLLIGANFASAGSGYDDNAAMLNHAITLTQQVEYFKEYQAKLAKVAGSSKSASIIKDALYVLSAGSGDFLQNYYVNPLINHVYTPDQYGSILIDAFTSFVKNLYGLGARKIGVTSLPPLGCIPLARTLFGYHEKGCVSRFNTDAQQFNKKLNSAAANLQKQHPGLKIVVFDIFKALYDVVNSPSNYGFVEATRGCCGTGTVETTSFLCNPKTPGTCPNATQYVFWDSVHPSEAANQVLADALITQGLALV from the exons ATGGATGCTTATAGCACAAGGTTACTGTTTTTGGTCTTTGCATTTGCGTCAGTAAGCAGAGGGTATGCACAACAGTCAACTACTGTTGTTCCGGCAATCATAACCTTTGGAGACTCTGTGGTAGACGTCGGCAACAATGACTACCTCCCCACCATCTTCAAGGCTAATTACCCTCCTTATGGAAGGGACTTCGACAATCATCAGCCTACTGGGAGGTTTTGCAATGGAAAATTGGCCACTGACATCACTG CTAAAACACTGGGGTTTACAACCTATCCACCGGCTTATCTTAGCCCAGAAGCATCAGGGAAGAACCTTCTCATCGGAGCAAATTTTGCTTCAGCTGGATCTGGCTATGATGACAATGCAGCCATGCTAAAT CATGCTATCACATTGACCCAGCAGGTAGAGTATTTCAAGGAGTACCAGGCAAAGCTAGCGAAGGTAGCTGGCAGTAGCAAATCGGCTTCCATAATCAAGGATGCTTTGTATGTATTGAGTGCTGGAAGCGGTGACTTTCTCCAGAACTACTATGTCAACCCTTTAATTAACCATGTCTATACTCCAGACCAGTACGGCTCAATCCTTATTGATGCCTTCACAAGCTTTGTCAAG AACTTGTATGGCTTGGGAGCCAGGAAAATTGGAGTTACTTCTCTCCCACCGTTAGGTTGCATTCCCTTAGCAAGAACATTGTTTGGTTACCACGAGAAGGGATGCGTCTCCAGGTTCAATACAGATGCCCAGCAATTCAATAAAAAGCTCAACTCGGCTGCAGCCAATCTCCAGAAGCAGCACCCTGGTCTTAAGATTGTGGTTTTTGACATTTTCAAGGCACTTTATGATGTTGTTAATTCTCCTTCAAACTACG GTTTCGTGGAAGCAACAAGAGGCTGCTGTGGAACAGGGACAGTGGAGACAACCTCATTCCTGTGCAATCCGAAGACACCAGGAACTTGTCCCAATGCCACCCAGTATGTGTTTTGGGACAGTGTTCATCCATCTGAGGCTGCTAATCAGGTCCTTGCTGATGCATTGATTACTCAGGGCCTTGCCCTTGTTTGA